Part of the Vigna unguiculata cultivar IT97K-499-35 chromosome 3, ASM411807v1, whole genome shotgun sequence genome, TCAATCTGCATCCCACGAAATATGATAACGATGATTATAATGAATAAGTAACTAACCAACTTCATCACCAGgcttcattatttattttagtttatgtcACGTGATCTAGCCGTTTTCCAACAATTTCAATATAGACaattaataaacatatttaataaaaatacctGAGACAGGAATTTATATAGCGATTCCCCTTGTTTGCTGCATCAAGCACTGCAAATCCACAAATATAAACGATTATTGCGATTTTAGTATGTTTTCGATTTGAATTGATGTTTATGGATGAGAAATTGTGGCACCGGATTCCTGAAGGCGACCGGTGGCATCGGTAAAGCACTGCATGTGGTGGAGCGAGGTGGCGGTGGATTCGGAGAGCGCCATACGGAGGGAGGCGAAGAGAGAAGTGAAACTCTGAGCGATAGCCAGTGAGTCGCGCTCCACAACTTCGATCGCTCTGAAAATTTCGCTTTGATTGTTGAATGCGACGCCGTCGGAGATTGGGGTTTCTCCTTCTGAATTGGGAGGATCCAAAGAGGAATCACCACCACCCTCGCGTTCTTCTTCTCTATCGGACGTTTCGCTATGCTGTTCCATTTTCAATTGATCCAACAAACCAGTTGAATTTCTTGTGACTCTCTAAGTTCTCATTCACTCTCACAAACCACACTAACTAGAAAACCTAGATCCTACTCTTAATATTTTCGATTAAATgctaatttttatatcaaaattaaattttatccatattttaatcttgataatagttgaaattcaaataaaataataaataatgtacatattaatatgtaaaatagtaaaaattattattaaaattaaattttaatttaataaaaatagaaggatatatatatatatatatatatatatatatatatatatatatatatatatttctactggttaactaaaaaaatgtattagtACAAAAGTTTTCGTAAGTTAagtataaaaattactttttatattaatattatggtTAAATTACATATTTCATTTAGTTTTGTAAATCCTGATAtatctttttcaattgagtcttaatttttttttatcaagtttgtttaatttgatttttttctaattctGTTAAAATGATTAACAGTGGTGAACAGTTAATGTTACCTTatgatttgttttaatttttcttattttaaggttaaactatatttttggttcccattttcgtagcaaaatttgaatttgatttcttaatttttttttatctcaatctggtccctattttaggaaatttgatgcaatcaagtcttttccgttagtggtgtagtaacgATGTTAAATaaggtgtcacgtgtcaattcctggattttttgattttttgattttttttgatttacttttttaaaattttttaaaaaattaaaaattgccatgtgtcaagctgacatcgtgtcacatggcagtgacagtgccacgtgtcactattatgccatgtgtcattttcttactctcaaataaaaattcaaaaaattcaaaacatccagaagctgattggtggcaccccatttaacaccgtcaCTATACCACTAACAGAAAgaacttgattgcatcaaatttcccaaaatagggaccaaattgagattaaaaaatttgagggaccaaattcaaattttgctacgaaaatggggactaaaagtataatttaaccttattttaaaaaatggtctACTGTTAACTAGTTATATGTCACTTGTCAGACTCGAATACTAATAtcattgatctaaaattttcgtttaaattttaaaataattgtaatccTAGgaacaaacaatatttaataaaatgtgaatttgaataaaaacttcattatataaaaaataaatttggttttaatttggagaaggataaaattatttatttaaaactaaattgaacaaaaataaatatataccaaattaaatataaaacattgattttGACATGTGACGCACGACTAAATTAACGCATGCTActggttaaaaataattaaaaactgaaaaaaaaaaaaaaagaatagtctGTCACCGTTGATTACATAACTGATGGAGGTAGTTGATTACCTAAATAGTCTGTCACCGTTGCCAAACTTACTACCattaaattgatgaaaaaatatctaactaaattttaagtttatattattattgaatagtTTTTCTTTGTAGCCTTGTTTacataaattgaatatagaagCTACAGTATGTATACATTATCATTTATAAGAAGCTTAAAATACTCCTTTGGTCtatgtttttattgaaaaatctcaaataggtcctaagattttttttagtctcaattaggtccatattttttaaatgtgtaacaattaagTCCATTCCGTTAGTATAAGATTAACGGTGTTAAGGATATGTCACGTGccagcttctcatttttttgattttttttatttttttatttttttatttttttttgaaaattattcatgccacgtgtcaagtcagtaaggtggcACGTATCaagtcattgtttgaatctcaatttggtccatatatttgttattttaattatatttcagtccatttttttttaattttcaatttcatcctctccaaattgagatcaaatttaacttttatataaattttataatgatatttttattaaacattttaataatattaagtttattttatattttgttttaaaattttaaaatatttattttaacttgttacaaaattgttttaaataatttatatacaaatgttagagttggtttaaaattaacaattttataaatttaaatataaaattttaaaaaaaattgtaaaaagttaaaataaatatatttaaaattttttaaaaaaatgaactgaaatgtaataaaaataacaaatatatggaccaaattgagatttagacaatgatttgacacgtgtcaccttactgacttgacacgtgacacatctttaacaccgttaactctatactaacggaatgggcctaattgttacacattttcaaaaatatggacctaattgatactaaaaaaaatcttaggacctatttgagattttttaacaaaaacatgaactaaaggagtattttaaccttataaGAATTGAATATAGAAACTAGTATGcatatattatcatttataattattagaCTACTATATGAATTATAGTAAGATTTTTCTTTATGGCTTGCAAATATTTTTGTATCTCTCCATTGCTTTGATTTCATTACTTACACATAATCAATAATTCACTCTCGTCCaagaaagtaaaaatttaattcatctATGATTCAACGAACATTTATCGTTGCAACATCTcatgaaaacataataaaatgataaatattgaccctatattattgttattgaattCATATTAAAACACCTTAGACAAATATATTTACGTgatgttgagttttttttttattattataattataatgacaTTTCTCTTAGCTTCCACTAATTAACAAAACAATCTATAGTTTTTAACTTCAAACATGAATTAAATTGGACTTATAATAGTTAGTGTATAACAACAAGTGCATGATATATTATAGTGTTTCATGTaacattcaaaaaatataaatgttgataatatcaactttaaaatcaattatgtaCTTTATTCTTTTTGCATAAAAAGGAATTATGTGTTGCTATGTAACtcgtaaaataataaaatatttaacatttactTATTGtatatactaaattaaaataagtatataaatatttatgtaattccttttttataagaaataaaaaatgtatttatataatGCTAAAATCAATCATTTATTTGAGTATTCAACACAACACTAGGAAGGTAAGAGACTTCATTTATTTGTGTTTAGACTTTCACTCATCCTATCTTACTTCACCACctacaattaaattaaagtcaAATGTTTATATTCAAAGCcattaatgtaaaaattaattgacaataatacataaatatgtTAATTAGAGATTGATAAACAACTTAGatgaaaatttagaaaaatggtGACAAAACTGAGAAAGTAAGagaatatatttacaaaaagagAATGACATGTCCTCGTAGTTTgacaattttcaattatttaacaaaatatttatacatttccTCTTATATCACTGTTCTCCTCTCAGAGGTGTATATTATTAAGAttctaaaaacaaattaaaacttaacattttaaaaaaagtgaagcaataaatatatattttttttcaaaataatcatCAAATACTTAAACTAACGGCATCTTTCATATTGATCAAATTTAACAGAGAATGGTAaagtgttatttttataaacaaaaaatactttgaatttaattataaataattccTATACACATGATTGTATTGTCtttcatggaatacaaaataactCTACAATAATAATACTCAAATGACAATTTTGACATAATTATCTTTACCATACTGTCAACATATTATTGTCTACAAACTTATCAGTGacatgttttttattaatagaaaaaagtgcattaacacattgatgaaaaaaattgacacaTAAAAGAGTTTAAGAACTTTTTACACgtcaatctaaaatataatattttttgcacTTTAGACACTTTCAAAATTGATAATACCAAACTATGTAAATATGTACAATATTTTTGAGATATATTAGATACATATTTAGTTAACTACAGttcatttcaaatattttaacttgTGTCATGTTCCGATGCTTATCTTgtctattattaattttcaccAAAATTCAATCCtcttcttaattatatttcaattatcaaaatcaatgagattaattgttattaattaatttaatttaatgttgatTATAAATAAggttaatataaatttattttcttttaaaaattttgaaaaaaaaattttaatgaatttatttgtcaaataaaaattaaaataatataaataaataataatattttgactcatttttaatttattattataataatgtaatataataatttaaaaatattaaaatgatgaattaaaaatgagtttcttacaatttttcaatttacaattttattgaCGGTAAAACTCGTTACTAAGAAACTGGTCAAAGACATCATTATGTAACAATTcagttcaaattttattattatttactaagaAACCAGTCAAATACATCATTATGTAAgttcaaattttattactatttccccagttaataaaaaaattatataaaatatagtatACCAAgatacaatatttaaaaaatatttgaaacatcaatttatcattaaaaatcaaattataatatgtgCTATACTAATAACTGTTTTTCTTGACATACTTTGTCCATATTACTTTCTTTTTCCGAGAAATAACTTCACAttgcttataaaaaaaaatattcttcttaaatttctttctacaacaattttatccaaacatattaaaagttataataaataattatcttattaaaaatagtttgttttcaaaaatatttgaaaaagaatataCATTTTCTAGaagtttattgttttgtttctgtaaatatatagaaaaaaaaaaatcaaacaaacatgTCATATATATTGTAATCTATCACATTCAAAAtgtcacaaaaaaattattttaatgaaaaaattatatccatcttaaatcaatttaagttacatatattaattgattttgaaCGCTCAATCATTCAATTTTATGCACTAAGTTACTAACACACACATAATGTTAGAAATGTGACTATGGAGGTTATCTTCAAGGTTTGTACAAGTTATAAGgttcacaataaataaatatatatatatatatatatatatatatatatatataaaacttttcataaggaaaaattaattaatttctattttaaaatattgcgttcaagaatttcaaaattgtatttttcatttatacataagttagataaatattttttattttttctttaaaagcaTTTAGCAAATACAtacttgaaatataaatttacattatacttttatttgacAAATcccatattttatttagtaaagaCCCATCAATAGGTCTGGTTTACTAtgtcataaataatttattcatatcGGAATTTAGAcatgtataatatattttgaaataaaattatttgataaatattttttataagaatttaacGGTTAGGTGTGTTGAAGTAATTCtgtaataaatttagaaacaagaTCATGTTACATCCTATATTATCTGAAGAGTCACTAATGTTATTACATCTGATTAAGGGGAGTTGATttggaattaaaataattaaattataaatttgcaattaatttaaaaaaaaataaaaagtataaaatacaCACCAAACTTTTGTTATTGTATATAACAAATCCAACCCAATCATTTTCCACACATTGTTGTCTTTGCAACAGTTATCTaaagttttctaaaaaaattatgatctGATTAAAATAATGGAATCAGACACCTTTGGCTAAAAGCAAGTGGTGGGTTAATTGAGAATTAAGATATTggttttataacaatttattgtttaaatatttgagATTAGTTTAAATTAAGAAAGGGAAAGGGGCCGGCGGGAATTGCATTCGAGAATGAGGTTGGATAGCGTCAAAAtcagaaaattgtaaaaaagaaGGCACtgttttgttattatttgagATGGAAGGGTAGTTAAAATCTTAAAGATTCAAATTTCTCTATTTGGCTTGTAATCCAATTCAATTCACACTTTccaaatttttccaaaattccAGGTCCTTACACTGTCATTTGAAAACAACataacaaagaaataaaaaaaaaaaacaaaaaggaaagaaagaaaaggctATGCCCATTGCTTCAACTCAACCTCCCTTCAACACTCTTTCACTGTCTCCACCACCTAaatcctcttcttcctttccCAAATCCCAATTTCTTCATCTCCTTACCACAAATTTCCCGTGATTCTTCTCGATCTGTAAGCTCTCATTGCTGTTTCATCCACATTGCAATATTTGTTCCTGTTTCGTTGGATTCAATCTCTGTTTTCCGAAGGGCGAGCTTCCACTTCCTCGCCTTTTTCCCTCATTGCTTCCTCGAGACAGGTTCGTGCGGATCTGTTCCTCTTAATCTCTGTTTTATCTTATTTCCTTGCGTAATTAATTCAGACAATATCAATATTagttataatgataataataatactgtGTTAGCTAATTTTGCAGCTTCGATTATGAGTTTAGTGTGTCAAATTTGGTTTTCCTTCTGTTCTCCATGATTGCAGTTCCTAAGGAGATCCTTTGGACCTTAATAACACACACCTTTTATTCAGGCGGAATGTCGTACCGTTGTTGTACTGGAGTGACAGTAGATTGTTTAATGCAGCTTATATCAAACCTAGTTCTTAATTTTTTACCGCAAAAAGTGTGTTATTGTGGTCATTGTTCTTATGTGAtgttattgattaaaaattggATGAATTGATGTTCAGAGttttttggttaattttttCTCCTGAGATGAGGTATCAGCTTGTTTGGGCTATTAACATTATGTGTTGTGGCATTGTAGGTGCTATTGATAAAGGGGGCGAGGAGGGTCCAAAGCGAGCATGCAGTGGGAGCAGGAGGGGTGGGGGAAAGGGGGAATTAACCACGGAAATGGAAATGGGTTTCCTCGTGCAGGTTTTAAACGAAGAGGAGTTTCgatgacttctctagaatgatacatttgtttgaattttttgttcACCTCGCCTCTAGAACACTGATTTTGATATGGATTCAGGTAGTCAGCAGCTTCCGTCACTGGTGAAGTGGATAAATGCTGTGCTTCCTAATTTTAATCTGCCTTTAGATACTTCAGAGGACGAGTTGAGAGCACGGTTGAGGGATGGATCTGTGTTATGCAGCATTTTGGACAATCTGGTTCCTGGTTCGGTGAAGGTAGGAGTGTCCTTAGTTCTGTTATATACTtgtattatgtttttttgtgtgtactttttatgtttaataGTCTCTGTTTTCTAGTGTGCAGACATTAAGTTAGAGAGCTTGTTTAATTTTGTACTCTTTCTTCTAAGCTAAGGCATTCACTTTTTTACTTCAGGGAAGTGGTTCTTTGAATGAGCTAATCGGTGTGAAAAGGTTTCTGGTAGCTTTGGATGAACTGGGATTGTCTGGATTTGAATTGTCAGACCTAGAGCAGGTATAAGAAGTTCTGTTATGCAATGTAGTTTGAGAGATTGTCATTTATGTATATGAATTTAATTGGCTGTCCTTGACTAGATGGGTTGGCTAGATAAATACCTCATTTGTCTGTACATAGGAAATAGAAGGTTTGTTTCATCTTTGTCGCATATTGAAGGAGAATCACTGAACAATTTGATTGTGATATCTACTATTTTATGGTTGAGGTTATGTATACTTCAGTTTGTTTCTTTAATGTTGAAACTGGACTTTGTCTAATAAAATAAGCTGGTTGGCCCTGTCTGAATATGATTCTAAATTTCCATTTTTCCTTACTAAACTTGGCAAGTTTTGTCCTAGTAATTTAATCTTGAGGCCTGAGAATGTATGCAGGGATCAATGGTGCCTGTGTTGCAGTGTCTCGAAACTCTAAAAACTCATTTTTCTTATAATGCTGCACGAGAAAATATCCAAAGTTATTCTAGAAAGAGGTGGGACCAGTCAAATCTAATGTCCTCAGAGGAAAGTGATAGTTGCCTCAAGGATgcttcaaaatttcaacatgCTTTTGATGGTTCTCTTGGATCAggtattttgataaattaaaaagtgcCCTGCTCTTGGTAGATTACTACATGATTGAATATTGTTAGGAGTGCAAAGATGCCATGTGATCCATGTATTTGGCGTCATCTAATGTAACAAGGATAGGTTGTTGTTTAGATATTTTGTTTCTATAtctatttaaacattttatttatgttttaccACTTCTTTTCTTTATCCAGATGGAATTGCATCCGTAGATCACACCGGAATAAAGTCTAATGAACTGTTCCACTTGAAGAAAGGATTGCATGTAGATTATTCTGATGCCAAC contains:
- the LOC114175864 gene encoding uncharacterized protein LOC114175864, which translates into the protein MEQHSETSDREEEREGGGDSSLDPPNSEGETPISDGVAFNNQSEIFRAIEVVERDSLAIAQSFTSLFASLRMALSESTATSLHHMQCFTDATGRLQESVLDAANKGNRYINSCLRLNEEMKSVDGLASQLKILRKHVDSLDSAVNKLLQFP